From a single Lolium rigidum isolate FL_2022 chromosome 7, APGP_CSIRO_Lrig_0.1, whole genome shotgun sequence genomic region:
- the LOC124669146 gene encoding cysteine-rich receptor-like protein kinase 6, with amino-acid sequence MASHHLVPAAALLLAFILTPLSAGDPLGKFCGSSANFTANSTYQANIRLLNATLPKNASSSPNLFATGTVGTLPDIVYALALCRGDTAAVNCTQCVTTAFQDAQQSCPYNRDATVLYDPCALRFSNQNFLFSTDDGDNVLAYVNVQNVSAPAKVFDAAVGALINATVDYAATNSSRRFGTGEMVFGSFDKIYGLAQCTPDMAPADCRACLHGIIAAWSKDFSDKSGGQVRGLRCSYRYEGYHFFNGPSLLQLPDPSVGTTPALAPEPAPANNMTPLPARGGSKSNGAARTLAITLPILAAILASIAICLCLRRKKSKPVQKASVSYPTNPEDIESIESLILDLSTLRAATNNFDESNKLGEGGFGIVYKGILPGDEEIAVKRLSQSSRQGIEELKNELVLVAKLQHKNLVRLVGVCLEEHEKLLVYEYMPNKSLDTILFDPDRSSQLDWGSRFRIVNGIARGLQYLHEDSQLKIIHRDLKASNVLLDSEFIPKISDFGLARLFDSDQSKDVTNRVVGTYGYMSPEYAMRGAYSIKSDVFSFGVLILEIVTGRRNSVSYDSEQSVDLLSLVWEHWTMGTIVEIMDSSMTSHSPGDQMLKCIHIGLLCVQENPADRPLMSVVTVLLSSSTVSLQAPSRPAFCIEKSGANDSDIHTEPYRGNSESTSRSPMSPNEVSITELEPR; translated from the exons ATGGCCTCGCACCACCTCGTCCCCGCCGCGGCCCTCCTCCTCGCCTTCATCCTCACGCCTCTATCAGCCGGCGATCCTCTCGGCAAGTTCTGCGGCAGCAGTGCCAACTTCACCGCGAACAGCACCTACCAGGCCAACATCCGGCTCCTCAACGCCACTCTCCCCAAGAACGCCTCCTCCTCACCCAATCTATTCGCCACCGGCACCGTCGGCACCCTTCCGGACATCGTCTACGCGCTCGCCCTCTGCCGCGGCGATACCGCCGCCGTCAACTGCACCCAATGCGTCACCACCGCCTTCCAGGACGCGCAGCAGAGCTGCCCGTACAACAGGGACGCCACCGTCTTGTACGACCCCTGCGCGCTCCGCTTCTCCAACCAGAATTTCCTATTCTCCACCGACGACGGCGACAACGTCCTCGCCTACGTGAACGTTCAGAACGTGTCCGCGCCGGCCAAGGTGTTCGACGCCGCGGTGGGCGCCCTCATAAACGCCACCGTCGACTACGCGGCCACCAACTCATCCAGGCGGTTCGGCACAGGAGAGATGGTCTTCGGGAGCTTCGACAAGATCTACGGGCTGGCGCAGTGCACGCCGGACATGGCCCCGGCCGATTGCCGGGCATGCCTCCATGGTATCATCGCGGCGTGGTCAAAGGATTTCAGCGACAAGTCAGGTGGCCAGGTTCGAGGATTGAGGTGCAGTTACAGGTATGAGGGTTATCATTTCTTCAACGGGCCTTCGCTGCTGCAGCTCCCGGATCCATCCGTGGGGACAACTCCAGCTTTAGCACCAGAACCGGCGCCAGCCAACAACATGACGCCACTGCCAGCCAGAGGAG GAAGCAAAAGCAATGGAGCTGCTAGAACTTTAGCCATTACACTGCcgatactcgctgcaatactggcTTCTATTGCCATTTGCCTTTGTCTGCGGAGGAAAAAGAGCAAACCAGTACAAAAGGCATCAGTATCAT ATCCAACCAATCCGGAGGACATAGAGAGTATTGAATCACTCATTCTAGATCTATCAACTCTGAGAGCCGCAACAAATAACTTCGATGAAAGCAATAAACTCGGTGAAGGAGGGTTTGGTATTGTTTATAAG GGAATCCTTCCTGGCGATGAAGAAATAGCAGTtaaaaggctatcacaaagttctcgacaaggtaTAGAGGAGCTTAAAAATGAGCTTGTTTTGGTTGCTAAGCTTCAACACAAGAATTTAGTGCGACTTGTCGGTGTTTGCTTGGAAGAACATGAAAAATTACTTGTGTATGAGTACATGCCCAACAAAAGCCTCGACACCATTCTTTTTG ATCCTGATAGGAGCAGTCAGCTAGACTGGGGAAGTAGATTTAGGATAGTCAACGGGATTGCTCGGGGATTACAATATCTCCATGAAGATTCTCAGCTGAAGATAATTCACCGGGACCTCAAAGCAAGCAATGTTCTGTTAGATTCTGAATTTATTCCTAAGATTTCAGATTTTGGCTTAGCAAGGCTCTTTGACAGTGATCAATCAAAAGATGTCACCAACCGTGTCGTCGGAACCTA TGGATACATGTCCCCTGAGTACGCTATGCGTGGGGCTTATTCCATCAAGTCCGATGTGTTCAGCTTCGGCGTTTTGATTTTAGAAATCGTTACAGGAAGAAGAAACAGTGTCTCATATGACTCCGAGCAGTCTGTAGATCTCTTAAGTTTG GTATGGGAGCACTGGACAATGGGAACAATTGTAGAGATCATGGATTCGTCCATGACCAGCCATTCTCCTGGAGACCAGATGCTGAAGTGCATTCACATCGGACTTCTATGTGTTCAAGAAAACCCCGCAGATAGACCGCTGATGTCGGTCGTGACTGTCCTGCTTAGCAGCAGCACTGTGTCTCTCCAAGCTCCATCTAGGCCAGCTTTCTGCATCGAAAAAAGTGGCGCTAACGACTCAGACATTCACACGGAGCCATACCGAGGAAATTCAGAGTCGACAAGTCGGTCGCCAATGTCACCGAACGAAGTTTCGATCACTGAACTTGAGCCGAGATAA